In Deinococcus sedimenti, a single genomic region encodes these proteins:
- a CDS encoding HAMP domain-containing protein, whose product MKYTVLIRQPVQTERKPELEQQLRERFGLSGEQAQRLSDRRTGRLMKPTGRARAELLLSMFQSVGADVTLEEVREETSVISEPFQALTTPRAAAPAAGLSDDAPLAPDRNEPSVSLSGIWPEVEFPGASGALPDPFAAPAGQSVPTSSALPSEFMPAVPWNAPAPAPTANPFANDAATALMPPPQPDVDPDPFATAFGAPLVPEPAAKPADPAADVWSDFTGALTLTDSTPAATPAAEVPTVPSGPSAEPIVAALPDGDHGPKVRRSSLRNRMTIGALVPLGVSSLLTLGVLALTLPGLQQNLVQRNAQAVAVAVASNIDPTRGSQNIAPQLEALVNNSSVGFVQVELRDGSRYFSSQTPKVSDLLNAQVSNWLIENPNSSAFRDTISPAKLYREQANEMRTMGGTANDVEKLEKAAADPANQTVTNVNYIVQQITVKDENGKRVVSSERASETNAENVLYTVAVGVENGQQQAALRRTLALVLFVSLLALGIAAYLALRAARAVVQPIEELVRVADAISMGDLSRPVRAERNDEIGDLAQALERMRLSLDSAMDRLRRRRRS is encoded by the coding sequence ATGAAGTACACGGTCCTCATCCGACAGCCCGTCCAAACCGAACGTAAACCGGAACTGGAGCAGCAGCTGCGCGAACGTTTCGGCCTGAGTGGAGAGCAAGCCCAGCGGCTGAGTGACCGCCGCACCGGCCGCCTGATGAAACCCACCGGCCGCGCCCGCGCCGAACTGCTGCTCAGCATGTTCCAGTCGGTCGGCGCGGACGTGACCCTGGAAGAAGTGCGCGAGGAAACCAGCGTCATCAGCGAGCCGTTCCAGGCCCTGACCACGCCCCGCGCCGCCGCACCAGCCGCTGGCCTGAGCGACGACGCGCCCCTGGCGCCCGACCGCAACGAACCCAGTGTGTCCCTGTCCGGCATCTGGCCGGAGGTGGAATTCCCGGGCGCCAGCGGCGCGCTGCCTGACCCGTTCGCCGCGCCGGCCGGGCAGTCCGTTCCCACCAGCAGCGCCCTGCCCAGCGAATTCATGCCGGCCGTGCCATGGAACGCGCCGGCACCCGCCCCCACCGCGAACCCGTTCGCGAACGACGCGGCCACGGCCCTGATGCCACCCCCGCAGCCCGACGTGGACCCCGACCCATTCGCCACGGCGTTCGGCGCCCCCCTGGTGCCGGAACCGGCTGCCAAGCCGGCAGATCCGGCAGCGGACGTCTGGTCGGACTTCACGGGCGCCCTGACCCTGACCGATTCCACGCCGGCCGCCACACCCGCCGCCGAGGTGCCGACCGTGCCCAGCGGGCCCAGCGCAGAGCCGATCGTGGCGGCGCTGCCGGACGGAGATCACGGACCGAAGGTGCGCCGCAGCAGCCTGCGCAATCGCATGACCATCGGAGCCCTGGTCCCGCTGGGCGTGTCCAGCCTGCTGACGCTGGGCGTGCTGGCCCTGACGCTCCCGGGCCTGCAGCAGAATCTGGTGCAGCGCAACGCGCAGGCGGTGGCGGTGGCCGTAGCCAGCAACATCGACCCGACCCGCGGCAGCCAGAACATCGCGCCGCAGCTCGAGGCCCTCGTGAACAACTCCAGCGTGGGGTTCGTGCAGGTCGAACTCCGCGACGGTTCGCGCTACTTCTCCAGTCAGACGCCCAAGGTCAGCGACCTGCTGAACGCCCAGGTCAGTAACTGGCTGATCGAGAATCCCAACAGCTCCGCGTTCAGGGATACCATCTCGCCGGCCAAGCTGTACCGCGAGCAAGCCAACGAGATGCGGACGATGGGCGGCACCGCCAACGATGTGGAGAAGCTGGAGAAGGCGGCGGCCGATCCGGCCAACCAGACCGTCACGAACGTGAACTACATCGTTCAGCAGATCACCGTGAAGGACGAGAACGGCAAACGCGTCGTGAGCAGCGAGCGGGCCAGTGAAACCAACGCCGAGAACGTCCTGTACACCGTGGCCGTGGGGGTAGAGAACGGTCAGCAGCAGGCCGCGCTGCGCCGCACGCTGGCGCTCGTGCTGTTCGTGTCGCTGCTGGCGCTGGGCATCGCGGCGTACCTCGCGCTGCGGGCCGCCCGCGCCGTGGTGCAGCCCATCGAGGAACTCGTGCGGGTGGCCGACGCGATCAGCATGGGTGACCTGAGCCGCCCAGTACGGGCCGAACGCAACGACGAGATCGGTGACCTCGCGCAGGCGCTGGAACGCATGCGCCTGAGTCTGGACTCGGCGATGGACCGACTGCGCCGCCGCCGCCGCAGCTGA
- a CDS encoding YqjF family protein produces MTPWVLRMRWLDLCFMHWEVPPGAVQATLPPGVKVDTRAGHAYVAAVPFRMEDVAPRLVPAVPGLSAFPELNLRTYVTVNGEPGVWFYSLDVTQPLAAALARTFFHLPYRQARMWVDRSGDVTRYASVRTDLRTGPGAFAGAYRPTGPVLDPDPNSLEAWVTDRLLLFSADAAGRVYRGRIHHVPWPLRAAQADIRVNTLGHGLGFDLSGPPHLLHAERLDVTAWWREPLRLPARKQG; encoded by the coding sequence ATGACGCCCTGGGTGCTGCGGATGCGCTGGCTGGATCTCTGCTTCATGCACTGGGAGGTGCCGCCCGGGGCGGTGCAGGCGACCCTGCCGCCCGGCGTGAAGGTGGACACCCGCGCCGGCCACGCGTACGTGGCGGCCGTGCCCTTCCGGATGGAGGACGTCGCGCCGCGCCTCGTGCCCGCCGTGCCGGGCCTGAGTGCCTTTCCGGAGCTGAACCTGCGGACATACGTGACCGTGAACGGCGAGCCGGGCGTGTGGTTCTACTCGCTGGACGTCACGCAGCCCCTGGCCGCCGCGCTGGCCCGCACGTTCTTTCACCTGCCCTACCGGCAGGCGCGCATGTGGGTGGACCGCAGCGGGGACGTCACCCGCTACGCGAGTGTGCGAACGGATTTGCGGACCGGACCGGGCGCGTTCGCTGGTGCGTACCGGCCCACCGGACCAGTACTCGACCCGGACCCGAACAGTCTGGAGGCGTGGGTGACGGACCGGCTGCTGCTGTTCAGCGCGGACGCGGCGGGCCGCGTGTACCGCGGACGCATTCATCACGTGCCCTGGCCGCTGCGGGCCGCGCAGGCCGACATCCGCGTGAACACACTGGGCCACGGCCTGGGTTTCGACCTGAGCGGCCCGCCCCACCTGCTGCACGCCGAGCGGCTGGACGTGACCGCGTGGTGGCGTGAGCCGCTGCGCCTCCCCGCCCGGAAGCAGGGGTGA
- a CDS encoding 23S rRNA (pseudouridine(1915)-N(3))-methyltransferase RlmH: protein MRLHLITVGEPKLAYARAGWDEYEKRLRRYHRLQVTRVSGKTQALESEAVRRAAGRAPLVLLDPRGRQFTSEGLSAYLDAQGVAGVGELAFAIGGPDGHTDELRAGAHLLWGLGQLTLPHDLAMVVLAEALYRASTISAGEPYHRG, encoded by the coding sequence GTGCGACTGCACCTGATCACCGTGGGAGAACCGAAACTGGCGTACGCGCGCGCCGGGTGGGACGAGTACGAGAAGAGGCTGCGCCGCTACCACCGCCTTCAGGTGACGCGCGTGAGCGGCAAGACCCAGGCGCTGGAGAGCGAGGCGGTGCGCCGCGCCGCCGGGCGCGCCCCGCTGGTGCTGCTCGATCCGCGCGGACGGCAGTTCACGTCCGAGGGCCTCAGCGCCTACCTGGACGCGCAGGGCGTGGCGGGCGTGGGTGAACTGGCCTTCGCGATCGGCGGGCCCGACGGGCACACCGACGAGCTGCGGGCCGGGGCGCACCTGTTGTGGGGGCTGGGTCAGCTGACGCTGCCGCATGACCTGGCGATGGTGGTACTGGCCGAGGCGCTGTACCGCGCGAGTACCATCAGCGCGGGCGAACCGTACCACCGCGGGTGA
- a CDS encoding PA2169 family four-helix-bundle protein: MTMTNENVLDKLQYILGTLRDGEKGFADAAEHATDPSLKSLFSERSAQRAQMASDVEAHIARLGDQPREGGSVGAALHRAWLNVRDALTGRDDTAVVAEAERGEDVAVENYQDVLKAEGLPADVRSFVEGQFTKVKASHDQIRDMKHSMEAR; encoded by the coding sequence ATGACCATGACCAATGAGAACGTCCTCGATAAACTCCAGTACATCCTCGGCACCCTGCGCGACGGCGAGAAGGGCTTCGCGGACGCCGCCGAGCACGCCACCGACCCCAGCCTGAAGAGTCTGTTCTCCGAGCGGAGCGCCCAGCGCGCCCAGATGGCCAGTGACGTCGAGGCGCACATCGCCCGACTGGGTGACCAGCCCCGCGAGGGCGGCAGTGTCGGCGCCGCCCTGCACCGTGCGTGGCTGAACGTCCGTGACGCCCTGACCGGCCGCGACGATACCGCCGTGGTCGCCGAAGCGGAACGGGGCGAGGACGTCGCGGTCGAGAACTACCAGGACGTTCTGAAGGCCGAGGGACTGCCTGCCGACGTGCGCAGCTTCGTGGAAGGCCAGTTCACGAAGGTCAAGGCCAGCCACGACCAGATCCGTGACATGAAGCACAGCATGGAAGCTCGCTGA
- a CDS encoding monothiol bacilliredoxin BrxC family protein: protein MTQAAQTEAQVLVPLTTPEEVDQFLTEYPLAAVFKAGTCHKTMQGFGVLETFLQRHDLPVGFIRVVDWRPASNHVAERTGLIHHSPQLILFRDGQPQFEVNNWDITPQALGPVFEAHVPVREGVASVATDDNVEPYRRLMRAFLDGQLSDWAFQDQYVNMFRDDASLRSQREFDLLSRLFGDPDAYHGGLHQLGAPQGRGDLKARVQELLTELG, encoded by the coding sequence ATGACGCAAGCTGCTCAGACTGAAGCGCAGGTTCTGGTTCCCCTGACGACCCCCGAGGAAGTGGACCAGTTCCTCACCGAGTACCCGCTGGCCGCCGTGTTCAAGGCCGGGACCTGCCACAAGACCATGCAGGGTTTCGGCGTGCTGGAGACCTTCCTGCAGCGCCACGACCTGCCCGTGGGCTTCATCCGCGTGGTGGACTGGCGCCCCGCCAGCAACCACGTCGCGGAGCGCACCGGCCTGATTCACCACAGCCCGCAGCTGATCCTGTTCCGTGACGGGCAGCCGCAGTTCGAGGTGAACAACTGGGACATCACCCCGCAGGCGCTGGGGCCGGTGTTCGAGGCTCACGTGCCCGTCCGCGAGGGCGTGGCAAGCGTCGCGACCGACGACAACGTGGAACCCTACCGCCGCCTGATGCGCGCCTTCCTGGACGGGCAGCTGAGCGACTGGGCCTTCCAGGACCAGTACGTGAACATGTTCCGTGACGACGCCAGCCTGCGCAGCCAGCGGGAGTTCGACCTGCTGTCCCGCCTGTTCGGCGATCCGGACGCGTACCACGGTGGGCTGCACCAGCTGGGCGCCCCGCAGGGCCGCGGGGACCTGAAAGCCCGCGTGCAGGAACTGCTGACCGAACTGGGCTGA
- the rsmI gene encoding 16S rRNA (cytidine(1402)-2'-O)-methyltransferase gives MTEPDTPGLDLTGDIDVLDDVTPVVIPEGARVWLVPTPVGNLGDITLRALEVLRAADAVACEDTRRTGSLLMHLGIKKPLVRLDAHTMGRAPQVLERYARLAYVSDAGTPGISDPGAELVAAALGSDVPVEALPGATAFVPALVLSALPTGRFTFEGFLPRSGRDRKERLAAVAARAETSVLYESPHRLHATLVDLREACGPERAASVTRELTKRFEETVRGTLAELAAHFEAGVRGEIVVVLAGRPEGEPTGAEVDHAARARELAGQGLSTRDIRDLLMREGLRKNDAYALALQATSDA, from the coding sequence ATGACTGAGCCCGACACCCCCGGTCTTGACCTGACGGGTGACATTGACGTCCTGGATGACGTGACCCCGGTCGTCATTCCGGAGGGCGCGCGGGTGTGGCTGGTTCCCACCCCGGTCGGGAACCTGGGGGACATCACGCTGCGGGCGCTGGAGGTCCTGCGCGCCGCCGACGCCGTGGCCTGCGAGGACACCCGCCGGACCGGGTCGCTCCTGATGCACCTGGGCATCAAGAAGCCGCTGGTGCGGCTGGACGCGCACACGATGGGCCGCGCGCCGCAGGTGCTGGAACGGTACGCGCGGCTGGCGTACGTGAGCGACGCGGGCACGCCCGGCATCAGCGACCCTGGTGCGGAACTGGTGGCGGCGGCCCTGGGCTCGGACGTGCCGGTGGAGGCGCTGCCGGGCGCGACGGCGTTCGTTCCGGCGCTGGTGCTGTCGGCCCTGCCGACCGGGCGGTTCACCTTCGAGGGCTTCCTGCCCCGCTCGGGCCGGGACCGCAAGGAGCGGCTGGCGGCGGTCGCGGCCCGCGCCGAGACGAGCGTGCTGTACGAGAGTCCGCATCGCCTGCACGCGACCCTGGTGGACCTGCGCGAGGCCTGCGGGCCGGAGCGGGCGGCGAGCGTGACCCGCGAGTTGACCAAGCGCTTCGAGGAGACGGTGCGCGGCACGCTGGCCGAGCTGGCCGCGCACTTCGAGGCGGGGGTGCGGGGGGAGATCGTGGTGGTGCTCGCGGGCCGCCCAGAGGGCGAGCCGACCGGCGCCGAGGTGGATCACGCGGCGCGCGCGCGGGAGCTGGCGGGGCAGGGGCTGAGCACTCGGGATATACGTGACCTTCTCATGCGGGAGGGTTTGCGTAAGAATGACGCTTATGCACTGGCACTCCAGGCGACCTCGGACGCCTGA
- a CDS encoding RelA/SpoT family protein, which translates to MGELRALIAPRPAGDRERVEAAFVFARDAHAGVNRKSGEPYITHPVAVSVILARLGMDTESLMAGLLHDTVEDVDGVTFELVEEQFGPDVRRIVEGETKVSKLSKQGSQAAEVRESGRDVQAENLRQMLIAMTGDIRIIVVKLADRLHNMRTLGSMKPEKQQRIARETMDIFAPLAHRLGIGQIKWELEDLSFQYLYPDDYAYLQSRLRTRQEERQTLIENAVQQLQDSLTDDLELPEWVSDIDIAGRSKHLWSIHNKMQREGKGLEQIFDLLAIRVILTPRDLVVPPGTDEKRRERAEETREKRICYHTVSIVHSVWTPLPGRFKDYIAVPKPNGYQSLHTTVISPSGQPIEVQIRSRRMHEVAEFGIAAHWMYKQGSQLAQRDRENWITQLRELQNEINDASDYMDAVKVDILSQRVRVFTPKGLAISLPAGSTPVDFAYHIHTRIGETTVGARVNGSIVPLSHRLGNGDMVEIVTSKNGHPSKDWLNFAVTRSARTKIRHHFRAQERSEALQHGHDLLERYLRKRQLAVRQLMRTKLLEDAAQKLMGSRNPDDLYLALHAGKLTPSAVGKVLSPQLAQEQASGPARRAPVPKAPEPGGVFVEGFSTNTKLSQCCTPIRGDQVMGYLTRGRGVSVHRIDCPNMIRLLKDEPERCVAASWEAGTPGSVLVDVDVIAPDRAGLLADVLGVLAREKHSPTKVEAVVGQEEIAVIHLRLNVSGHGDLESIRRAILTVKGVQDVIRVGGRKRNGASA; encoded by the coding sequence ATGGGGGAACTCAGGGCGCTGATTGCGCCTCGGCCCGCAGGGGACCGGGAGAGGGTGGAGGCGGCGTTCGTCTTCGCGCGGGACGCTCATGCCGGTGTGAACCGCAAGAGTGGCGAGCCGTACATCACGCATCCGGTCGCGGTGTCGGTGATCCTGGCGCGGCTGGGCATGGACACCGAGAGCCTGATGGCGGGGCTGCTGCACGACACGGTCGAGGACGTGGACGGCGTGACCTTCGAACTCGTCGAGGAGCAGTTCGGGCCGGACGTGCGCCGCATCGTGGAGGGCGAGACGAAGGTCAGCAAGCTCAGCAAGCAGGGCTCGCAGGCGGCCGAGGTGCGTGAGTCCGGGCGGGACGTGCAGGCCGAGAACCTCCGGCAGATGCTGATCGCCATGACGGGCGACATCCGCATCATCGTGGTCAAGCTGGCCGACCGGCTGCACAACATGCGCACCCTTGGGAGCATGAAGCCCGAGAAGCAGCAGCGGATCGCGCGGGAGACCATGGACATCTTCGCGCCGCTCGCGCACCGCCTGGGGATCGGGCAGATCAAGTGGGAACTGGAGGACCTGAGCTTCCAGTACCTCTACCCCGATGACTACGCGTACCTGCAGTCGCGACTGCGGACCCGGCAGGAAGAGCGGCAGACGCTGATCGAGAACGCCGTGCAGCAGCTTCAGGATTCCCTGACGGACGACCTGGAGCTGCCGGAGTGGGTCAGTGACATCGACATCGCGGGGCGCAGCAAGCACCTGTGGAGCATTCACAACAAGATGCAGCGCGAGGGCAAGGGCCTGGAGCAGATCTTCGACCTGCTGGCGATCCGCGTGATCCTCACGCCGCGTGACCTCGTGGTGCCGCCCGGCACGGACGAGAAACGCCGCGAGCGGGCCGAGGAGACCCGCGAGAAACGCATCTGCTACCACACGGTCAGCATCGTGCACAGCGTCTGGACGCCGCTGCCGGGCCGCTTCAAGGATTACATCGCGGTGCCGAAACCCAACGGGTACCAGTCGCTGCACACGACCGTGATCAGCCCCAGCGGGCAGCCCATCGAGGTGCAGATCCGCTCCCGGCGCATGCACGAGGTCGCGGAGTTCGGGATTGCTGCGCACTGGATGTACAAGCAGGGCAGTCAGCTCGCGCAGCGCGACCGCGAGAACTGGATCACGCAGCTGCGCGAGTTGCAGAACGAGATCAACGATGCCTCGGACTACATGGACGCCGTGAAGGTGGACATCCTGTCGCAGCGGGTGCGGGTCTTCACGCCCAAGGGACTGGCGATCAGCCTCCCGGCGGGCAGCACCCCGGTGGACTTCGCGTACCACATCCACACCCGCATCGGCGAGACGACCGTCGGGGCGCGCGTGAACGGCAGCATCGTGCCCCTGTCGCACCGCCTGGGCAACGGCGACATGGTCGAGATCGTCACCAGCAAGAACGGCCATCCCAGCAAGGACTGGCTGAACTTCGCCGTGACCCGCTCGGCCCGCACGAAGATCCGCCATCACTTCCGCGCGCAGGAACGCAGCGAGGCGCTGCAGCACGGGCATGACCTGCTGGAACGCTACCTGCGCAAGCGGCAGCTGGCCGTGCGGCAATTGATGCGCACCAAGCTGCTGGAGGACGCCGCGCAGAAACTCATGGGCTCCCGCAACCCGGACGACCTGTACCTGGCGCTGCACGCCGGGAAACTCACGCCCAGCGCCGTCGGGAAGGTCCTGTCGCCGCAGCTGGCGCAGGAGCAGGCGTCCGGCCCGGCCCGCCGCGCGCCCGTCCCGAAGGCCCCCGAGCCGGGCGGCGTGTTCGTCGAGGGCTTCAGCACGAACACCAAACTCAGCCAGTGCTGCACCCCCATCCGGGGCGATCAGGTCATGGGGTACCTGACGCGCGGCCGGGGCGTCAGCGTGCACCGCATCGACTGCCCGAACATGATCCGCCTGCTGAAGGACGAACCGGAACGCTGCGTGGCCGCCTCCTGGGAGGCCGGTACGCCCGGCAGCGTGCTGGTGGACGTGGACGTCATCGCGCCCGACCGCGCCGGGCTGCTGGCGGACGTGCTGGGCGTCCTGGCGCGCGAGAAGCACAGCCCCACCAAGGTGGAGGCCGTGGTCGGGCAGGAGGAGATCGCCGTGATTCACCTGCGCCTGAACGTGTCCGGGCACGGCGACCTGGAAAGCATCCGCCGCGCGATCCTCACGGTGAAGGGCGTGCAGGACGTGATCCGCGTGGGCGGACGCAAACGCAACGGCGCGAGCGCCTGA
- a CDS encoding phospho-N-acetylmuramoyl-pentapeptide-transferase encodes MMVVTALLSWFLVGLFVRMSKARGWGQRVRQDGPQTHLIKDGTPTAGGVPFVLALSVVFLPLYFTGNAGGPREMIIWLTALAMGVIGGVDDLLKIRSRMTGKGRSELLAREKFPLQFLVALLFAYFAAPLASHELLPGFGPVGDVILLTLVMVGSVNAFNFTDGLDGLLGGVAIIVLLPLLALSPVSALLVAALLGFLWFNAHPARVFMGDMGSHAIGAIAAGAYVLYADVWLLPIAAIIPVVAVLSVVIQVASFKLRGKRVFKMSPIQHHFEHKDIGWPETHVTMRFWVVSAVATALVWWLLGGRP; translated from the coding sequence ATGATGGTCGTCACGGCGCTGCTGTCGTGGTTCCTGGTGGGCCTGTTCGTCCGCATGAGCAAGGCGCGCGGGTGGGGGCAGCGGGTGCGGCAGGACGGCCCGCAGACCCACCTGATCAAGGACGGGACCCCCACGGCGGGCGGCGTGCCGTTCGTGCTGGCCCTCAGCGTGGTGTTCCTGCCGCTGTACTTCACGGGGAACGCCGGGGGGCCGCGCGAGATGATCATCTGGCTGACGGCCCTGGCGATGGGCGTGATCGGCGGCGTGGACGACCTGCTGAAGATCCGCTCGCGCATGACCGGCAAGGGCCGTTCAGAGCTCCTGGCGCGTGAGAAGTTCCCGCTGCAGTTCCTGGTGGCGCTGCTGTTCGCGTACTTCGCCGCGCCACTCGCGTCGCACGAGCTGCTGCCGGGCTTCGGGCCGGTGGGGGACGTGATCCTGCTGACGCTGGTCATGGTGGGCAGCGTGAACGCCTTCAACTTCACGGACGGCCTGGACGGCCTGCTGGGCGGCGTGGCGATCATCGTGCTGCTGCCGCTGCTGGCGCTGTCCCCGGTCAGTGCGCTGCTGGTGGCGGCCCTGCTGGGCTTCCTGTGGTTCAACGCGCACCCGGCGCGGGTGTTCATGGGCGACATGGGCAGCCACGCCATCGGGGCGATCGCGGCCGGCGCGTACGTGCTGTACGCGGACGTGTGGCTGCTGCCCATCGCGGCGATCATCCCGGTCGTGGCGGTCCTGAGCGTGGTCATCCAGGTGGCGTCGTTCAAACTGCGCGGCAAGCGGGTGTTCAAGATGTCCCCCATCCAGCATCACTTCGAGCACAAGGACATCGGCTGGCCCGAAACCCACGTCACCATGCGCTTCTGGGTGGTGTCGGCGGTCGCGACGGCGCTGGTGTGGTGGCTGCTCGGCGGAAGACCTTAA
- the pfkA gene encoding 6-phosphofructokinase has product MTEPHCDPHPNPTGIKRVAVLTSGGDAPGMNAAIRAVVRTATSQGIEVIGVRRGFSGLHRGDFITLGARDVANTLQRGGTILLSARSHTWRTPEGRARGARHLRAHDVDALIVIGGDGSFHGAHYLQEEHGIPVIGLPGTIDNDLYGTDHTIGYFTAVETALDAVDKLRDTGASHERIFVIEVMGRHAGHIALDVAVAGGAEEVFIPEDAKEVAGVLDIVKASVKKGKMGSIIIVAEGYPGGANGVAQAIQDGTGMETRVSILGHIQRGGSPVSSDRILASRLGEAAVYALMDGRSDVMIGRQNHETSYTPLADTWEKRKDVSRDLYRCAKTLSI; this is encoded by the coding sequence ATGACCGAACCCCACTGCGACCCCCACCCCAACCCCACCGGCATCAAACGCGTCGCCGTCCTCACCAGCGGCGGCGACGCCCCCGGCATGAACGCCGCCATCCGCGCCGTCGTGCGCACCGCGACCTCGCAGGGCATCGAGGTCATCGGCGTCCGGCGCGGCTTCTCTGGCCTGCACCGCGGCGACTTCATCACCCTCGGTGCCCGCGACGTCGCCAACACCCTGCAGCGCGGCGGGACCATCCTGCTCTCGGCCCGCAGCCACACCTGGCGCACCCCCGAGGGCCGCGCCCGCGGCGCCCGCCACCTGCGCGCCCATGACGTCGACGCCCTGATCGTCATCGGCGGGGACGGCAGCTTCCACGGTGCGCACTACCTGCAGGAGGAACACGGCATTCCCGTCATCGGGCTGCCCGGCACCATCGACAACGACCTGTACGGCACCGACCACACCATCGGGTACTTCACGGCCGTCGAGACCGCGCTGGACGCCGTGGACAAGCTGCGTGACACCGGCGCCAGCCATGAACGCATCTTCGTGATCGAGGTCATGGGCCGCCACGCTGGGCACATCGCCCTGGACGTCGCCGTGGCCGGGGGCGCCGAGGAGGTCTTCATCCCCGAGGACGCCAAGGAGGTCGCGGGCGTGCTGGACATCGTGAAGGCGTCCGTGAAGAAGGGCAAGATGGGCAGCATCATCATCGTCGCCGAGGGCTACCCGGGCGGCGCGAACGGCGTCGCGCAGGCCATCCAGGACGGCACTGGCATGGAAACCCGCGTGAGCATCCTGGGCCACATCCAGCGCGGCGGCAGCCCCGTGTCCTCCGACCGCATCCTGGCCAGCCGCCTGGGCGAGGCCGCCGTGTACGCCCTGATGGACGGCCGCAGTGACGTCATGATCGGCCGCCAGAACCACGAAACGAGCTACACCCCGCTGGCCGACACCTGGGAGAAACGCAAGGACGTCAGCCGGGACCTGTACCGCTGCGCCAAGACGCTCAGCATCTGA
- a CDS encoding GNAT family N-acetyltransferase — MSETTPAPAEQWFETPELRGRLVTLEGLHPAHGADLSAGATPDTIRFLARGGPPGNTPAAWAAYVERLNALPRRVNFAVRSRASGRVVGRISYSEVNVADRWVEVGTMLLPEAQGTGANADAKLLVMERAFGVLGANRVHFKVDARNERSLRAMRRLGATEEGVLRAYQVRPDGAARDSVMFSVLHAEWPGVRAALNARLP; from the coding sequence ATGAGCGAGACGACGCCCGCCCCGGCCGAGCAGTGGTTCGAGACGCCCGAGTTGCGGGGGCGGCTGGTGACGCTGGAGGGCCTGCACCCGGCGCACGGCGCGGACCTGAGTGCCGGAGCGACCCCGGACACCATCCGGTTCCTGGCGCGCGGTGGCCCGCCTGGGAACACCCCGGCGGCGTGGGCGGCGTACGTGGAGCGGCTGAACGCGCTGCCGCGCCGGGTGAACTTCGCGGTGCGGTCGCGGGCGTCGGGCCGGGTGGTGGGCCGCATCAGTTACAGCGAGGTGAACGTCGCGGACCGCTGGGTGGAGGTCGGGACGATGCTGCTGCCCGAAGCGCAGGGCACGGGCGCGAACGCCGACGCGAAACTGCTGGTGATGGAGCGGGCTTTCGGGGTGCTGGGCGCGAACCGGGTGCACTTCAAGGTGGACGCCCGCAACGAGCGGAGCCTGCGGGCCATGCGCCGACTGGGCGCCACCGAGGAGGGCGTGCTGCGCGCGTACCAGGTGCGCCCGGATGGCGCGGCGCGCGACTCGGTGATGTTCAGCGTCCTGCACGCCGAGTGGCCGGGGGTACGGGCCGCGTTGAACGCCCGCCTGCCCTGA
- a CDS encoding class I SAM-dependent rRNA methyltransferase has translation MTEFHPLHLPDLPRLFAARAALPASGTTVYRTAHLTETGGQFTLDVAGDAGVLSLYVPLTPPDEAALAAACGEAAGLAGVYLKRRPVEARHAANVAREDLSPPDPMWGEARPELTALEAGVPLLIRPGADLSVGVFTDARPARAWVREHAAGRRVLNTFAYTCGFGLSAALGGAAVVKNVDLSRKVLAWGQENYALSGLAAPDTDFLFGDVFEWLARLERRGDVFDLVVLDPPSFARGKAGVWRSERDYARLMTLAARVTAPGGQVLALLNHAGVNAAAFERMAGAGVDEAGRRGTVQERFGAGEDYPGARHLKVHVWQLD, from the coding sequence GTGACCGAGTTCCACCCGCTGCACCTGCCTGATCTGCCTCGCCTGTTCGCGGCGCGCGCCGCGCTGCCCGCGTCGGGCACGACCGTGTACCGCACCGCGCACCTGACCGAGACGGGCGGGCAGTTCACGCTGGACGTCGCCGGGGACGCCGGGGTGCTGAGCCTGTACGTGCCCCTGACCCCGCCGGACGAGGCGGCGCTCGCGGCGGCGTGCGGCGAGGCGGCGGGGCTGGCGGGGGTGTACCTGAAGCGGCGGCCGGTGGAGGCGCGGCACGCGGCGAACGTGGCCCGTGAGGACCTGTCCCCGCCGGACCCAATGTGGGGCGAGGCGCGGCCTGAACTGACGGCGTTGGAGGCCGGGGTGCCGCTGCTGATCCGCCCCGGCGCGGACCTGAGCGTGGGGGTGTTCACGGACGCCCGTCCGGCACGAGCGTGGGTGCGGGAGCACGCGGCGGGGCGGCGGGTGCTGAACACCTTCGCGTACACCTGCGGCTTCGGCCTGAGCGCGGCGCTGGGCGGGGCGGCGGTCGTGAAGAACGTGGACCTGTCCCGCAAGGTGCTGGCGTGGGGGCAGGAGAACTACGCCCTGAGCGGGCTGGCCGCGCCGGACACGGATTTCCTGTTCGGGGACGTGTTCGAGTGGCTCGCGCGACTGGAGCGGCGCGGGGACGTGTTCGATCTGGTGGTGCTCGACCCGCCCAGTTTCGCGCGGGGCAAGGCGGGCGTGTGGCGCTCGGAGCGGGACTACGCGCGGCTGATGACGCTGGCTGCGCGCGTGACGGCGCCGGGTGGGCAGGTGCTGGCGCTGCTGAACCACGCGGGCGTGAACGCGGCGGCGTTCGAGCGGATGGCGGGCGCGGGTGTGGACGAGGCGGGGCGGCGCGGGACAGTACAGGAGCGGTTCGGTGCGGGCGAGGACTATCCGGGCGCGCGGCACCTGAAGGTGCACGTGTGGCAGTTGGACTGA